The sequence below is a genomic window from Sandaracinaceae bacterium.
AGCTTCGGTAACAGAAGCTATCATCCAACCCGCCCGCGAGACCCACGCGGCGCGCACCGAAGGACACGCATGAAGACCAAGATCACCGAGCTGTTCGGCATCGAGCACCCCATCATCCAGGGGGCATGCACTTCGTGGGCTTCGCCGAGCTGGCCGCGGCGGTCTCCAACGCTGGCGGGCTCGGCATGATCACCGGGCTCACGCAGCGGTCGCCGGAGCTCCTGGCAAAGAGATCGCGCTGCCGCGAGATGACCAGCAAGCCCTTCGGCGTGAACCTCACGTTCCTGCCCAGCCTGAACACGCCCGACTACCCGGGCTACGTGAACGCCATCATCGACGGCGGCGTGCGCATCGTGGAGACGGCTGGCCGCAACCCCGAGGCGTACATGCCCACGCTGAAGGCGGCGGGGGTGCGCGTGATCCACAAGTGCACCTCGGTGCGCCACGCGCTGAAGGCGCAGGCCATCGGCTGCGACGCCGTGTCGGTGGACGGCTTCGAGTGCGGCGGCCATCCGGGGGAGGACGACATCCCCAACATGATCCTGCTGCCGCGCGCCGCCGACGAGCTGAGCATCCCGTTCGTGGCCTCGGGCGGCATGGCCGACGCGCGCTCCCTGGTGGCCGCGCTCGCCATGGGCGCCGAGGGCATCAACATGGGCACGCGCTTCATCGCCACCAAGGAAGCGCCCGTGCACGAGAAGGTGAAGCAGGCCATCGTGGCCGCCACCGAGCTGGACACGCGCGCCTGGTCATGCGGCCGCTGCGCAACACGGAGCGCGTGCTCACCAACGCGGCCGTGGAGCGGCTGCTGGTGAAGGAGAAGGAGCTGGGCGACAAGCTCACGTTCGAGGACATCCGCGAGGAAGTGGCGGGCGTGTACCCGCGCATCATGCTGGAGGGCGACATGGACGCCGGCGCGTGGTCGTGCGGCATGGTGGCTGGGCTGATCCACGACATCCCCACGTGTGACGAGCTGATCAGCCGCATCATGCGCGAGGCCGACGCCATCATTCAGGGCCGGCTCGTGCGCATGCTGGCCCTGAGCTAGACCCGGCGCATGTCACGTTCGTCGCTCAGCGGTGTGGACTGCGGCGTTGCCCAGGCGCTCGACATCATCGGCGAGTGGTGGACGCTGCTGATCCTGCGCAACGCCTTCCACGGTATGCGCACCTTCGACGCGTTTCAGGAGCACCTCGGCATCTCGTCGAGCGTGCTCAGCGCGCGCCTGAAGACGCTGTGCGAAGCGGGCGTGCTCGAGAAGCTGCCGTCCGAGCACGACGGCCGCTCGTTCGAGTACCGGCTGACCGAGCGTGGCCTCGACCTCTACCCGGTGCTGGCCGGGCTGGTGCTGTGGGGCGAGAAGTGGTTCCCGAACGGGCGCGGCCCGCGCACGCAGCTGCTGGACAAGCGCACCGGCAAGCCCGTGGACGGCGTGCACGTGCTGGCCCGCGACGGCACGCGCCTCGGACCGCGCGACGTGACGCCGGTGGCAGGACGCGGGGCCGATGAGAAGGTGCGCGCGCTGGTGGCGCACCGGAAGACGCGCCGCGCGTAGCCACGCAAACTCGGGTACCTTTCGCGCTGTTCACAGCCCCAGGAGACGCCGAGATGTCCATGAAGAGAGTCCTGACCGCGTTCGTGCTCCTCGCGGGAGCCAGCCTCGGCCCGAGCGGGTGCGGCTCCGCGCCGCCACCGTGTGTGTGCCCGTGCGCCGAGGGCGTGGGGGCAGGCGCCGCGCCGGAAGCCGAAGCGCCGGCGGACGACGCGTGGGCCGGTGGCGAAGACACGAGCGGCGTGCAGCGCTTCGCCGTCCCCGTGACCGCGGAGCAGCCGAGCCAGGGGCCTGCGGACGCGCTGGTCACTATGGTGGTCTTCAGCGACTTCCAGTGCCCCTTCTGCGCTCGGTTGAACCCCACCATCGAGCAGCTGATGCGCGCCTACCCCACGCAGCTGCGCGTGGTGTGGCGCAACCTGCCGCTGGCCTTCCACCCGAACGCGATGCCCGCCGCCGAGGCCGCCATGGAGGCCTTCGCGCAGGGCGGTGACCGGGCGTTCTGGCAGATGCGACCTGCTCTTCGAGCACCAGCGCGACCTCACGCGCGAGACCCTGGACCGCCTGGCCGCCCAGTTGGGCCTCGACACGCAGCGCTTCCAGGCCGCCATGGACAGCCACGCGCACCAGGACGCCATCGAGGCGGACATGGCGCTGGCGGAGCAGATCGGGGCCCAGGGCACGCCCAACTCGTTCTTGAACGGCGTGCAGGTCACCGGCGCACAGCCCTTTGAGTCGTTCGTCGAAGTCATGGACGCGGAGCTCGCGCACGCCCAGCGGCTGGTGCGCGCCGGGACGCCGCAGGGTGAGGTGTACGCCGCCGTGACCCGCGACGGACTCACCGAAGTGCCGCCGCCACCCGATGCGCCCGAGCCGGAGTACCCAGCGCCGGCGCAGCCCGACCCGGCCGCTGTCTACCGCGTGCCGCTCGATGGCCGGCTGCCGCAGCGCGGCCCCAGCAACGCGCTGGTGACGGTGGTGGTGTTCAGCGACTTCCAGTGCCCCTTCTGCAGCCGCGTGGAGCCCACGTTCACCCGTCTGCTGGACACCTACGGTCGCGACCTGCGCGTGGTGTGGATGAACAACCCGCTCGCCTTCCACCAGAACGCGCTGCCTGCGGCCATCGCCGCCATGGAGGCCTTCCAGCAGGGCGGCGACGGATGTTCTGGGCGCTCCACGGAAAGCTCTTCGAGAACTCGAACGACCTCACGCGCGAGACCATCGAGCGGCTGGCGCAGGAGGTGGGTCTCGACATGGGGCAGCTTCGCGCGGCGCTCGACCAGCGCGAGCACGAGCAGGTCATCCTCGCCCAGCAGGCCTTGGCGGTGAGCCTGGGCGCCGCCGGGACACCATCGTCGTTCATCAACGGGCGGAACCTGCGCGGCGCGCAGCCCTACGAGGCGTTCGTTGTGGTGGTGGAGGAGGAGCTGGCCAAGGCGCGCGCGCTGGTGGCGCGGGGCACGCCGCGCGCGCGGGTGTACGCCCAGACCATCCGCGACGGCGCCACCACCCAGCAGATGCTCCCCACCACAGCTAGCGGTGATGAAGCGGCGGCTGCAAACCCGCGCATCGAGCTGCCCGTCCCCCGCAGCGCCCCTTCCCGTGGACCGGCGCGCGCCACCGTGGTCATCCAAGAGGTGGGCGACTTCCAGTGCCCCTTCTGCTCGCGCGTGCAGCCCACCATCGCGCAGCTGCTGCAGGACTACGACCGCCTCGTGCGCCTGGTCTGGCGTGGACCATGCCGCTGCCCTTCCACCCCAACGCCACATCGCGGCCCAGGCGGCGCGCGAGGTCTTCCGCCAGGGCGGGAACACTGCGTTCTGGGCCTACATCAGCCTGCTCTTTGTGAACCAGCAAGACCTCTCGCGCGACACGCTCGAGCGCCTGGCCCAGGAGGTGACCGGGGTCAACATGGCGCAGTTCCGCCAGGCCCTCGACACCGAGCGCCACCGCGCCGCCGTGGACGCCGACTCCGCCGCGGTGCAGGCCGCCGGCATCACGGGCACGCCGGGCTTCGTGATCAACGGCGAGCACGTGTCGGGCGCCGTGCCCTACGAGCAGCTGGCCGCGGCCGTGGAACGCGCGCTCGCCGAGGCGGACGCCCGCTAGCGCGCGAGTGAGCCGACCTCAGTCGAAGACCGCGTCGAGTCTCGGCAGAGAGGACGCGCAAAGAGTAGTCCACGAGTTCATCGCGGGTGGCGCGGGCGATGCGCTCCTCGGCGGAACCCGGCAGGACGCCGAACTTGAACGCGAGCTGCCGCGCAAGCACCTCGCGTTGGCCGTTCAGGAGGCCCTCCTGGATGCCCTTGACGAGGGCCCTCCCCTGGATGCCCTTGACGAGGCCCTCCTG
It includes:
- a CDS encoding thioredoxin domain-containing protein, with the translated sequence MSMKRVLTAFVLLAGASLGPSGCGSAPPPCVCPCAEGVGAGAAPEAEAPADDAWAGGEDTSGVQRFAVPVTAEQPSQGPADALVTMVVFSDFQCPFCARLNPTIEQLMRAYPTQLRVVWRNLPLAFHPNAMPAAEAAMEAFAQGGDRAFWQMRPALRAPARPHARDPGPPGRPVGPRHAALPGRHGQPRAPGRHRGGHGAGGADRGPGHAQLVLERRAGHRRTAL
- a CDS encoding thioredoxin domain-containing protein; its protein translation is MDHAAALPPQRHIAAQAAREVFRQGGNTAFWAYISLLFVNQQDLSRDTLERLAQEVTGVNMAQFRQALDTERHRAAVDADSAAVQAAGITGTPGFVINGEHVSGAVPYEQLAAAVERALAEADAR
- a CDS encoding helix-turn-helix transcriptional regulator — its product is MSRSSLSGVDCGVAQALDIIGEWWTLLILRNAFHGMRTFDAFQEHLGISSSVLSARLKTLCEAGVLEKLPSEHDGRSFEYRLTERGLDLYPVLAGLVLWGEKWFPNGRGPRTQLLDKRTGKPVDGVHVLARDGTRLGPRDVTPVAGRGADEKVRALVAHRKTRRA